A DNA window from Mucilaginibacter xinganensis contains the following coding sequences:
- a CDS encoding Com family DNA-binding transcriptional regulator produces the protein MQERRCISCNKKLCESDYAVVIKCPKCSTLNSFVSLVKFVIKRERINHH, from the coding sequence GTGCAAGAAAGACGTTGTATATCGTGTAATAAAAAGCTTTGTGAAAGTGATTATGCAGTTGTGATTAAATGCCCCAAATGCAGCACTTTAAACAGCTTTGTAAGCTTAGTAAAATTTGTGATTAAAAGAGAGCGGATTAACCACCATTAA